A genome region from Bradyrhizobium commune includes the following:
- a CDS encoding nuclear transport factor 2 family protein, producing MSQDRSSVEAVVQGYFDALYEGDADKLGAVFHPSADLRWVEKGELKILTVPDWLAWVRKRASAKSEGKPREDFIITIDRSDDKTAFIKVKCQLPPRFFTDYLVAMKLADGWQIVSKSYRYDLRE from the coding sequence ATGAGCCAGGACCGTTCGAGTGTAGAGGCCGTCGTGCAGGGCTATTTCGACGCGCTTTACGAAGGCGACGCCGACAAGCTCGGTGCGGTGTTTCACCCCTCCGCCGATCTGCGCTGGGTGGAAAAGGGCGAATTGAAGATCTTGACCGTGCCGGACTGGCTGGCCTGGGTTCGCAAGCGAGCCTCCGCCAAGTCGGAAGGCAAGCCACGCGAGGATTTCATCATCACGATCGACCGTTCGGACGACAAGACCGCTTTCATCAAGGTCAAATGCCAACTGCCGCCGCGTTTTTTCACCGACTATCTGGTGGCGATGAAGCTCGCTGACGGCTGGCAAATCGTGTCGAAATCGTATCGGTATGACCTAAGGGAGTGA
- the mtgA gene encoding monofunctional biosynthetic peptidoglycan transglycosylase — MRIVKILVVMLAVAALAPYLIVPFYRTGHPVSTLMAWRSLTGAPMQRQWIDLVAMSPYLPRSVVAAEDAHFCKHHGIDWGALREAIDDAREDGTPFRGASTITQQVAKNLFLWQGRDFIRKALEFPLALWIDLVLPKHRILEIYLNIAEFGPQGQFGVEAGSAYAFGKSAASLSPREAALLASILPNPVKRSARTPGPGVRRLSGTYVARAQASSLLTCWRENRGF, encoded by the coding sequence TTGCGCATCGTCAAGATCTTGGTGGTGATGCTCGCGGTCGCAGCCCTCGCGCCGTATCTGATCGTGCCGTTTTACCGCACCGGCCATCCCGTTTCGACGCTGATGGCTTGGCGTTCGCTGACGGGCGCGCCGATGCAGCGGCAATGGATCGATCTCGTGGCGATGTCGCCCTATCTGCCGCGTTCGGTGGTGGCGGCGGAGGACGCCCATTTCTGCAAGCATCACGGCATCGACTGGGGCGCGCTCCGCGAGGCGATCGACGATGCGCGGGAGGACGGCACGCCATTTCGTGGCGCCTCCACCATCACCCAGCAAGTGGCCAAGAACCTGTTCCTCTGGCAGGGGCGGGATTTCATCCGCAAGGCGCTGGAATTCCCGCTGGCGCTGTGGATCGACTTGGTCCTGCCAAAGCACCGGATCCTGGAAATTTACCTCAACATCGCCGAGTTCGGCCCGCAGGGCCAGTTTGGCGTCGAGGCGGGCAGCGCCTATGCCTTCGGCAAATCGGCCGCCAGCCTGTCCCCCCGGGAAGCCGCGCTGCTGGCGTCGATCCTGCCCAATCCGGTCAAACGCAGCGCCCGGACCCCCGGCCCGGGCGTCCGGCGGTTGTCCGGGACCTACGTGGCAAGGGCCCAGGCCTCCTCGCTTTTGACCTGCTGGCGGGAAAATCGCGGATTTTGA
- a CDS encoding bifunctional diguanylate cyclase/phosphodiesterase, with the protein MTPALPHASDILAALGQAVFVWDIAGDSIVWGEQAGAIFPGIPPERLATGAEFAKLIEPAQTLRTAALAQTSAVHGADGTPYRVEYGVRMNASDPVLWIEETGRWFAGADGRPVRAIGSVRINNERHARDEELTRLARLDPLTGELNRSHLIAALAEAIEETTRFRSTAAFMLVGIDHLARVNDAFGFDVADAVILDVAQRIRARLRGGDVLGRFSGNKFGLILKNCTVDDMNVAAERFLVGIRDEVVPTKSGPVSVTVSIGAVSLPRYARNTDEAINRAHETLDVAKRRRVGSFAAWRPDPARDAQRRVNIRVTDEIVTALNERRIKLAYEPVVSTASREGAFHECLVRMDQGDGQVLLAPDIVPVAERLGLIRLVDHRVLELVVAELAAAPDIRLSLNISPDTTMDPDWWAGIESLMRAHPGVAERLIVEITETVAIQDIDDVRGFVTRLKNFGSRIAIDDFGAGYTSFRNLRKLGVDIVKIDGAFVQNITRSADDRAFVQTLIDLARRLDIKTVAEWVQDEEAANMLRDWGCDYIQGRLIGLASAERPWGTSPDSVLPAAS; encoded by the coding sequence TTGACCCCTGCACTGCCGCACGCCTCCGACATCCTGGCTGCTCTCGGCCAGGCCGTCTTTGTCTGGGATATCGCCGGCGATTCCATCGTCTGGGGCGAGCAGGCCGGCGCCATCTTCCCCGGCATCCCTCCCGAACGGCTGGCGACCGGTGCCGAGTTCGCCAAGCTGATCGAGCCCGCGCAGACGCTGCGGACCGCCGCGCTGGCCCAGACCTCCGCCGTGCACGGCGCCGACGGCACACCCTACCGGGTCGAATATGGTGTGCGCATGAACGCCTCCGATCCCGTGCTCTGGATCGAGGAGACCGGCCGCTGGTTCGCCGGCGCCGACGGCCGCCCGGTGCGCGCGATCGGCTCGGTCCGCATCAACAACGAGCGCCACGCCCGCGACGAGGAGCTGACCAGGCTGGCCCGGCTCGATCCGCTGACCGGCGAGCTCAACCGCTCGCACCTGATCGCGGCATTGGCCGAGGCGATCGAGGAAACGACGCGCTTCCGTTCGACCGCGGCCTTCATGCTGGTCGGCATCGATCATCTCGCCCGCGTCAACGACGCCTTCGGCTTCGACGTTGCGGATGCCGTGATCCTCGATGTGGCGCAACGCATCCGTGCGCGCCTGCGTGGCGGCGACGTGCTCGGCCGCTTCTCCGGCAACAAGTTCGGCCTGATCCTGAAGAACTGCACCGTCGACGACATGAACGTCGCCGCCGAGCGCTTCCTCGTCGGCATTCGCGACGAGGTGGTGCCGACCAAGTCCGGCCCGGTCTCGGTCACGGTCTCGATCGGCGCCGTTAGCCTGCCGCGCTATGCCCGCAACACCGACGAGGCGATCAATCGTGCGCATGAGACGCTCGATGTCGCCAAGCGCCGGCGTGTCGGCTCGTTCGCCGCATGGCGCCCGGATCCCGCACGCGATGCGCAGCGCCGCGTCAACATCCGCGTCACCGACGAGATCGTCACCGCGCTGAACGAGCGCCGCATCAAGCTCGCCTATGAGCCGGTGGTGTCGACCGCCTCGCGCGAGGGCGCGTTCCACGAATGCCTGGTGCGGATGGACCAGGGCGACGGCCAGGTGCTGCTCGCGCCCGACATCGTGCCGGTGGCCGAGCGGCTCGGCCTCATCCGCCTGGTCGATCATCGCGTGCTCGAGCTCGTGGTCGCCGAGCTTGCGGCAGCGCCCGACATCCGCCTCAGCCTCAACATTTCGCCGGACACGACGATGGATCCGGACTGGTGGGCCGGAATCGAATCGTTGATGCGCGCGCATCCCGGCGTCGCCGAGCGCTTGATCGTCGAGATCACGGAGACGGTTGCGATCCAGGACATCGACGACGTCCGCGGCTTCGTCACGCGGTTGAAGAATTTCGGCAGCCGTATCGCCATCGACGATTTCGGCGCCGGCTACACTTCGTTCCGCAATCTGCGCAAGCTCGGTGTTGACATCGTGAAGATCGACGGTGCCTTCGTGCAGAACATCACTCGTTCCGCCGACGACCGCGCCTTCGTGCAGACCCTGATCGACCTCGCCCGCCGGCTCGACATCAAGACGGTCGCCGAGTGGGTGCAGGACGAGGAGGCCGCCAACATGCTGCGCGACTGGGGCTGCGATTACATCCAGGGCCGGCTGATTGGTCTCGCCTCAGCCGAGCGTCCGTGGGGGACGTCGCCGGACAGTGTCCTGCCTGCGGCAAGCTGA
- a CDS encoding caspase family protein gives MRNLLRLCPLLLAFALLFGAGPAFAGKRVALVLANSAYQNAPSLVNPVNDGAVMAKTLKDAGFDVVDSRHDLTALDTRRVLRDFADATRDADIAVVYYAGHGIEVEGSNYLIPVDAKLERDTDVYDEALSLDRILVAVEPAKQLRLVILDACRDNPFGKTMKRTVASRGIGRGLAQVEPTSPNTLIAYSAKAGFTAQDGDGANSPFTIALSKHLTTPGLDVRRAFGFVRDEVLRSTGNRQEPFVYGSLGGEDVPLVPVKATAMATAAPASNPQVDMRRDYELALQVGNRPAWEAFLAQHPDGFYASLAKLQLDKIQAEQVHAAAIEKAKQAEAERDRLAALGAQKDAQARAEADAKAAEQAQLVAQKAKEQAQQQAAAAEQQRVSLAATAPSTAPASTAAPTGTNVASLSPAITPADLSRSVQTELGRVGCFSGQADGNWSTSSQRSLSQFNRYAGTKLDTKVASSDALDTVKSKPSRVCPLVCDHGFKADGDKCTKIVCGDGYLLNDDNECEKQRAAKPTKPATAKRDDSDDRPARQRRQSGGTAAGAAGGGAAGYGGGPGVAAAAGSSRASGSGQIFCNGTGCRPVNRGCHLEYRGGGGPGNDANAEVCY, from the coding sequence ATGCGCAATTTGCTCAGACTTTGCCCGCTTCTCCTTGCCTTCGCGCTGCTGTTTGGCGCCGGGCCCGCTTTTGCCGGAAAGCGCGTCGCGCTGGTGCTGGCCAATTCCGCCTATCAGAACGCGCCCTCGCTTGTGAACCCCGTCAATGACGGGGCGGTGATGGCGAAGACGCTGAAGGATGCCGGCTTCGATGTCGTCGATTCACGCCACGATCTGACCGCGCTCGATACGCGGCGCGTGTTGCGCGACTTCGCCGATGCGACCCGCGATGCCGACATCGCAGTCGTCTACTATGCCGGCCACGGCATCGAGGTCGAAGGCTCCAATTATCTGATCCCGGTCGACGCCAAGCTCGAGCGCGACACCGATGTTTACGACGAAGCGCTCTCGCTCGACCGTATCCTGGTCGCGGTCGAGCCGGCAAAGCAGCTTCGTCTTGTCATCCTCGACGCCTGCCGCGACAATCCGTTCGGCAAGACCATGAAGCGCACCGTCGCCTCGCGCGGCATCGGCCGCGGTCTGGCTCAGGTCGAGCCGACCAGCCCCAACACGCTGATCGCCTATTCGGCCAAGGCCGGCTTCACTGCGCAGGATGGCGATGGCGCCAACAGCCCGTTCACGATCGCGCTGTCGAAGCACCTGACGACGCCGGGCCTGGACGTTCGCCGCGCCTTCGGCTTCGTGCGCGACGAAGTGCTCAGGTCGACTGGCAACAGGCAGGAGCCGTTCGTCTACGGTTCGCTCGGCGGCGAGGACGTGCCGCTTGTGCCCGTCAAGGCAACGGCCATGGCGACAGCAGCACCCGCGTCGAATCCGCAGGTCGACATGCGTCGCGACTACGAGCTCGCGCTTCAGGTCGGCAACAGGCCGGCGTGGGAGGCTTTCCTGGCCCAGCATCCGGACGGCTTCTATGCGAGCCTTGCGAAGTTGCAGCTCGACAAGATCCAGGCAGAGCAGGTTCACGCGGCGGCGATCGAGAAGGCGAAGCAGGCCGAGGCCGAGCGAGATCGACTTGCGGCGCTTGGCGCGCAGAAGGACGCGCAGGCCAGGGCTGAGGCGGATGCGAAGGCCGCCGAGCAGGCCCAGCTTGTCGCGCAGAAGGCCAAGGAGCAGGCGCAGCAGCAGGCGGCGGCCGCCGAGCAGCAGCGCGTCAGCCTTGCCGCCACGGCGCCGAGCACCGCGCCGGCCAGCACGGCCGCGCCCACCGGCACCAATGTCGCCTCGCTCTCCCCTGCAATCACGCCGGCCGATCTCAGCCGCTCGGTGCAGACCGAACTCGGCCGTGTCGGCTGTTTCTCCGGACAGGCTGACGGCAACTGGAGCACGTCCTCGCAGCGGTCGCTGTCGCAGTTCAATCGCTATGCCGGCACCAAGCTCGACACGAAGGTCGCGAGCTCCGACGCGCTCGATACCGTGAAGTCGAAGCCATCGCGCGTCTGCCCGCTGGTGTGCGATCACGGCTTCAAGGCCGACGGCGACAAGTGCACCAAGATCGTCTGCGGCGATGGCTATCTGCTGAACGACGACAATGAATGCGAGAAGCAGCGTGCCGCCAAGCCGACCAAGCCCGCAACCGCCAAGCGCGACGACAGCGATGATCGTCCTGCGCGGCAGCGTCGTCAGTCCGGTGGCACGGCTGCCGGAGCGGCGGGCGGTGGTGCCGCCGGTTATGGTGGCGGTCCCGGCGTTGCGGCAGCCGCCGGCTCCAGCCGCGCCTCGGGGAGCGGGCAGATTTTCTGCAATGGCACCGGTTGCCGTCCGGTCAACCGTGGTTGCCATCTCGAATATCGTGGTGGCGGCGGCCCCGGCAACGACGCCAATGCAGAGGTGTGTTACTGA
- a CDS encoding DUF1345 domain-containing protein — MSNMEKEDPVLARFRKMSRPVRLIYARPRTFVALGAGVLVGLLLPGSHRLVTRFLLGWDALIAVYLVLVYTMMLCNDHQHIRRSAAMQDDGRFVILLVTAIGAFASIAAIVYELGTPHRGAMELTIAITTIALSWAAVHTTFALHYAHDYYRHPPGGLQFPSGDKEDHADYWDFVYFSFVIGMTAQVSDVGITDKTIRRTATAHGIVSFIYNTALLALTVNIAASAIAT, encoded by the coding sequence ATGAGCAACATGGAAAAAGAAGACCCCGTCCTCGCCCGCTTCCGCAAGATGTCGCGGCCGGTGCGGCTGATCTATGCGCGGCCGCGCACTTTCGTCGCGCTTGGGGCCGGCGTCCTGGTCGGCCTGCTGCTGCCGGGGTCGCACCGACTGGTGACCCGGTTCTTGCTGGGCTGGGATGCGCTGATCGCGGTCTATCTCGTGCTGGTCTATACGATGATGCTGTGTAACGACCACCAGCACATCCGCCGTAGCGCCGCGATGCAGGACGACGGCCGCTTCGTGATCCTGCTGGTGACGGCGATCGGCGCGTTCGCCAGCATCGCCGCGATCGTCTACGAGCTCGGTACGCCGCATCGCGGCGCCATGGAGCTGACGATCGCCATCACCACCATCGCGCTATCCTGGGCCGCCGTGCATACCACCTTCGCGCTGCACTACGCCCATGACTATTACCGCCATCCGCCGGGCGGATTGCAATTCCCGAGCGGCGACAAGGAAGACCACGCCGACTATTGGGACTTCGTCTATTTTTCGTTCGTGATCGGCATGACCGCGCAGGTCTCTGATGTCGGCATCACCGACAAGACCATCCGCCGCACCGCCACCGCGCACGGCATCGTGTCCTTCATCTACAACACGGCGCTGTTGGCACTGACCGTGAATATCGCAGCCAGTGCGATTGCGACTTGA
- a CDS encoding GFA family protein: MTGSEKSRARILAGECYCRTVRYEVADAFSYAMNCHCSNCRRTTGSAYKPFAGIEQTKLRIVRGEDQRIIFGDDTTHDAHCARCGSLLYSQVRDGKWVHVAMGTLVDAPSIRPTAHIFVGSRASWHEITDNLPQYQEHKGKG; the protein is encoded by the coding sequence ATGACCGGATCAGAGAAATCCAGGGCTCGCATCCTTGCGGGCGAATGCTATTGCCGAACGGTCCGCTACGAGGTGGCGGACGCGTTCTCCTACGCGATGAACTGCCACTGCTCGAACTGCCGCCGCACCACCGGCTCTGCCTACAAGCCGTTTGCCGGCATCGAGCAAACCAAGCTGCGTATCGTCAGAGGCGAGGACCAGCGGATCATTTTCGGCGACGACACCACGCATGACGCGCACTGCGCCCGCTGCGGCTCATTGCTTTATTCCCAGGTCCGCGACGGAAAATGGGTCCATGTCGCCATGGGAACCCTGGTTGATGCCCCCTCGATCCGGCCGACCGCTCATATTTTCGTCGGCTCCAGGGCCTCCTGGCACGAGATCACGGACAATCTGCCGCAGTATCAGGAGCACAAGGGGAAAGGCTGA
- the bla gene encoding class A beta-lactamase — MHLDRRSLLASLCWMAAGPVFAADAPPELASYERESGGRIGVYAESLATEAKLTWRADERFVMCSTFKASLAACVLARVDRGEEQLAAMIPYGQADLLEYAPVAKQNLSAGAMSVADMCKAIVELSDNACANLLLARIGGPAALTTFWRTLGDTTSRLDHNEPELNRSPPGDPHDTTTPAAMAGNLHHLVLGEALSPKSRTQLTEWMVGCKTGAHRLRGGLPGNWKIGDKTGNNGKDASGDIAVVWPKPDTPILIAAYTQGGTPSAAQIETVFARVGRMVTDRLG; from the coding sequence ATGCATCTCGATCGCCGTTCCCTGCTCGCCTCGCTGTGCTGGATGGCCGCCGGCCCCGTGTTCGCCGCCGACGCTCCGCCTGAGCTTGCCTCCTACGAACGGGAAAGCGGCGGGCGGATCGGGGTCTATGCGGAGAGTCTCGCGACCGAAGCCAAGCTCACCTGGCGGGCCGACGAACGCTTCGTAATGTGCTCGACATTCAAGGCCTCGCTGGCGGCCTGCGTGCTGGCACGGGTCGATCGCGGCGAAGAGCAGCTGGCGGCCATGATTCCCTATGGCCAGGCCGATCTTCTGGAGTACGCACCGGTCGCCAAGCAGAACCTGTCAGCGGGCGCGATGTCGGTGGCCGACATGTGCAAGGCGATCGTCGAGCTCAGCGACAACGCCTGCGCCAATCTGCTGCTGGCGCGGATCGGTGGCCCCGCTGCGCTCACCACGTTCTGGCGTACGCTCGGAGATACCACCTCACGGCTTGACCACAACGAGCCCGAGCTCAACCGCTCCCCGCCCGGCGATCCTCACGACACCACGACGCCGGCTGCGATGGCGGGCAATCTGCACCACCTGGTGCTCGGCGAGGCGCTCTCGCCGAAATCGCGCACCCAGCTCACCGAGTGGATGGTCGGCTGCAAGACCGGCGCCCACCGCTTGCGGGGCGGCCTGCCGGGAAACTGGAAGATCGGCGACAAGACCGGCAACAACGGCAAGGACGCTTCCGGCGATATCGCCGTCGTCTGGCCCAAGCCTGACACGCCGATCCTGATCGCCGCCTACACCCAGGGCGGCACGCCGAGCGCGGCGCAGATCGAGACCGTGTTCGCACGCGTCGGACGCATGGTGACGGACCGGCTGGGCTAG
- a CDS encoding PAS-domain containing protein, with translation MTSTRDNEPDARREHGPQALLALSQLALDGMEQGVCVYDADNRIVLVNARYLTLFNMSADVVRVGVTYRDVLAHSVALGNIPTSELDALYASRIALIAAGKPFRTRQTLASGLVITLELKPFPDGGWMTICDDVTRLARLEAELQLQTERSQHALAHMSHGLIMYDADSRVVVCNERFLQLYDLDPGIVKPGALHSDIVAHWMSRGNLPGMPGDEFQSLRANDVLTRNPRPVLVTRFDGGKLQAVSRFMPNGGWVTVHEDVTERLQSEETLKQQNLMLDAALENMAHGLAFYDSDMHLRICNSTYRTIYRLSEEESAPGTHLSALIERSMANGAFASEYSPQQILEAARARIENRDSSPMRRSMMNGTVISVRYCALPEGGFVATYEDITEREHAVEELSEQYRRFDAALNNMSQGLCMLDSSLHVIVCNRRYIEMYGLSPDIVKPGVSMREIMEHSCDLGIHPNTTAAKLYADYVERLREGEHTLHRHLGDGRIIKLNHKRMEHGGWVVTYEDVTERHKAQARVAHMARHDSLTDLPNRTLFREKMSEGLNQVAIAGGAMAVLCFDLDNFKTVNDRLGHAAGDRLLRWVAARLKENVGEHDTVARLGGDEFAVLQRGPQPQSAERLARRLVEIIGRPPPLESQSIHIGASIGIAIAPDHGLDADELMKCADLALYQAKAKGRGAYQLFEPEMEEQARSRHALEHDLRGALEAREFHLVFQPQVRLDTSALTGFEALLRWKHPSRGLVSPAEFIPIAEETGLIVPIGEWVLRSACATAASWPDVTVAVNLSPVQFRSRGLVAMVTSALAEAGLPPQRLELEVTETALLDDSEATIEILHQLRSLGVRVSLDDFGVGYSSLSYLRKFPFDRIKIDRSFVGTLGESPESVAIVRTIASLGSVLGVETTAEGVETIEQLDFVRECGCTAVQGYYFGRPCPAAEVGRTIETLNAVRRVA, from the coding sequence ATGACGTCGACCCGCGACAACGAGCCAGATGCTCGCCGCGAGCATGGCCCGCAGGCCCTGCTCGCGCTGAGCCAGCTCGCGCTCGACGGCATGGAGCAGGGCGTCTGCGTCTACGACGCCGACAACCGGATCGTGCTGGTCAACGCGCGCTATCTGACGCTGTTCAATATGTCGGCCGACGTCGTGCGGGTCGGCGTCACCTATCGCGACGTGCTCGCCCACAGCGTGGCGCTTGGCAATATCCCGACAAGTGAGCTCGACGCGCTGTACGCTTCGCGGATCGCGTTGATCGCGGCCGGCAAGCCATTTCGGACCCGGCAGACGCTCGCAAGCGGCCTTGTCATAACGCTCGAACTGAAGCCGTTTCCCGACGGCGGCTGGATGACGATCTGCGACGACGTCACCCGCCTCGCCCGACTCGAGGCCGAGCTGCAACTTCAGACCGAGCGCAGTCAGCACGCGCTCGCCCACATGTCGCACGGCCTCATCATGTATGACGCCGACAGCCGCGTCGTCGTCTGCAATGAGCGGTTCCTGCAACTCTACGATCTCGATCCGGGCATCGTGAAACCGGGCGCCTTGCACAGCGACATCGTCGCGCACTGGATGTCGCGCGGCAACTTGCCGGGCATGCCTGGGGACGAATTCCAGTCTCTCCGCGCCAACGACGTGCTGACCCGGAACCCGCGACCGGTGCTGGTGACGCGCTTCGACGGCGGAAAATTGCAGGCCGTCTCCCGGTTCATGCCCAACGGCGGCTGGGTTACGGTGCATGAGGACGTCACCGAGCGGCTGCAATCTGAAGAGACGCTGAAGCAGCAGAACCTCATGCTGGATGCCGCGTTGGAGAACATGGCGCACGGGCTCGCCTTCTACGACAGCGACATGCACCTGCGCATCTGCAACAGCACCTATCGGACGATCTACCGGCTGTCGGAGGAGGAGAGCGCGCCCGGCACGCATCTTTCCGCGCTGATCGAACGGTCGATGGCGAATGGCGCCTTCGCCTCCGAATACAGCCCGCAGCAGATCCTGGAAGCCGCCCGCGCCCGGATCGAGAACCGCGACTCCTCGCCGATGCGACGGAGCATGATGAACGGCACCGTGATCTCGGTTCGCTATTGCGCGCTGCCCGAGGGCGGCTTCGTCGCCACCTACGAGGACATCACCGAGCGCGAGCACGCAGTCGAGGAACTGAGCGAGCAATATCGCCGCTTCGACGCCGCACTGAACAATATGAGCCAGGGCCTGTGCATGCTCGATTCGAGCCTGCACGTGATCGTCTGCAACCGCCGCTACATCGAGATGTACGGCCTGTCGCCCGATATCGTGAAGCCCGGCGTCTCGATGCGCGAGATCATGGAGCACAGCTGCGATCTCGGCATTCATCCGAACACGACTGCGGCCAAGCTCTATGCCGACTATGTCGAGCGATTGCGCGAGGGCGAGCACACCCTGCACCGCCATCTGGGCGACGGCCGCATCATCAAGCTCAACCACAAGCGGATGGAGCATGGCGGCTGGGTCGTCACCTATGAGGACGTCACCGAGCGCCACAAGGCCCAGGCCCGCGTCGCGCATATGGCGCGACACGATTCACTCACCGACCTGCCCAACCGCACGCTGTTCCGCGAGAAGATGAGCGAGGGGCTGAACCAGGTCGCGATCGCCGGCGGCGCCATGGCGGTTCTGTGCTTCGACCTCGACAATTTCAAGACCGTCAACGACCGGCTCGGCCACGCGGCCGGCGACCGCCTGTTGCGTTGGGTCGCGGCACGGCTGAAAGAGAATGTCGGCGAGCACGACACCGTCGCCCGCCTCGGCGGCGACGAGTTCGCCGTGCTCCAGCGCGGCCCGCAACCGCAATCGGCCGAGCGGCTCGCCCGCCGCCTGGTCGAGATCATCGGCCGGCCGCCGCCACTGGAAAGCCAGTCGATCCATATCGGCGCTTCCATCGGCATCGCGATCGCGCCCGATCACGGGCTCGACGCCGACGAGCTGATGAAATGCGCCGACCTCGCGCTCTATCAAGCCAAAGCGAAAGGTCGCGGCGCCTACCAGCTGTTCGAGCCCGAGATGGAGGAGCAGGCACGCAGCCGTCATGCGCTGGAGCATGATCTGCGCGGCGCGCTGGAAGCCCGCGAATTCCATCTGGTGTTCCAGCCGCAAGTGCGGCTCGACACGTCCGCGCTCACCGGCTTCGAAGCACTGCTGCGCTGGAAGCACCCGTCGCGCGGCCTGGTGTCGCCGGCCGAATTCATCCCGATCGCCGAGGAGACCGGCCTGATCGTCCCGATCGGCGAATGGGTGCTGCGCTCGGCCTGCGCAACGGCGGCGTCATGGCCCGACGTCACCGTCGCGGTCAATCTGTCGCCGGTGCAGTTCCGCTCGCGCGGGCTGGTGGCGATGGTGACGAGCGCGCTTGCGGAAGCCGGCCTGCCGCCGCAGCGGCTCGAGCTCGAGGTCACCGAGACGGCGCTGCTCGACGACAGCGAGGCGACGATTGAGATCCTGCATCAGCTTCGCTCGCTCGGCGTCCGTGTCAGCCTCGACGATTTCGGCGTCGGCTATTCCTCACTCAGCTATCTGCGCAAATTTCCGTTCGACCGCATCAAGATCGATCGTTCCTTTGTCGGCACGCTCGGCGAAAGCCCGGAGAGTGTGGCGATCGTCCGCACCATTGCGAGCCTCGGCTCGGTGCTCGGCGTCGAGACCACGGCCGAAGGCGTCGAGACGATCGAGCAGCTCGACTTCGTGCGCGAATGCGGCTGCACCGCGGTGCAGGGCTATTATTTCGGCAGGCCGTGTCCGGCAGCGGAGGTCGGACGCACCATCGAAACCCTGAACGCGGTCCGCCGCGTGGCGTAA
- a CDS encoding polyprenyl synthetase family protein encodes MTGTSPFDFAKRLDKTADDTETLLGRLLADDILHDEIARPKRLMDAMRYSSLNGGKRLRPFLVVESAAVFGVPREAALLAGAALECIHCYSLIHDDLPAMDNSDLRRGRPTLHKKTDDATAILAGDGLLTLAFDIITRDEIHRDANVRLLLTRALARCAGIGGMVGGQILDLAGEGRFGDREPVDVARLQQMKTGALLRYGCIAGAILGQASKAEYQALDDYGRALGEAFQIADDLLDVEGDAAALGKPSGQDAALGKTTFVTQLGIEGAKQRVRDLLARADSAVSIFGDRAAVLQAAARFVAERKS; translated from the coding sequence ATGACCGGCACGTCCCCGTTCGATTTCGCCAAACGCCTGGACAAGACCGCTGATGACACCGAGACCCTGCTCGGGCGCCTCTTGGCGGACGATATCCTGCACGATGAGATCGCCCGGCCCAAGCGACTGATGGACGCAATGCGCTATTCGAGCCTGAACGGCGGCAAGCGCCTGCGGCCATTCCTGGTGGTCGAGAGCGCGGCCGTGTTCGGCGTTCCGCGCGAAGCCGCGCTGCTCGCGGGCGCAGCCCTCGAATGCATCCACTGCTACTCGCTGATCCATGACGATCTGCCGGCGATGGACAATTCGGACCTGCGCCGTGGCCGCCCCACCCTGCACAAGAAGACCGATGACGCCACCGCGATCCTCGCCGGCGACGGCCTGCTGACGCTCGCCTTCGACATCATCACCCGCGACGAGATCCATCGCGACGCCAACGTGCGGCTGCTGCTGACGCGCGCGCTGGCGCGCTGCGCCGGCATCGGCGGCATGGTCGGCGGCCAGATCCTCGATCTCGCCGGCGAAGGTCGTTTTGGTGACCGCGAGCCGGTCGATGTCGCGCGACTTCAGCAGATGAAGACCGGTGCGCTGCTGCGCTATGGCTGCATTGCCGGCGCGATCCTCGGCCAGGCCTCGAAGGCGGAATATCAGGCACTCGACGATTACGGTCGCGCGCTCGGCGAGGCCTTCCAGATCGCCGACGATCTGCTCGACGTCGAGGGCGATGCGGCGGCGCTCGGCAAGCCGTCGGGCCAGGACGCGGCGCTTGGCAAGACCACCTTCGTGACCCAGCTCGGCATCGAAGGCGCCAAGCAGCGCGTGCGCGATCTGCTCGCGCGCGCCGACAGTGCGGTCTCGATCTTCGGCGATCGCGCTGCCGTGCTGCAAGCCGCCGCCCGCTTCGTCGCCGAACGCAAGAGCTGA
- the rpmF gene encoding 50S ribosomal protein L32, giving the protein MAVPRRKTSPSRRGMRRSADAIKKPTYVEDKDSGELRRPHHLDLKTGMYKGRQVLKKKES; this is encoded by the coding sequence ATGGCCGTTCCGAGAAGAAAAACCTCGCCGTCGCGCCGTGGCATGCGCCGCTCGGCAGACGCCATCAAGAAGCCGACCTATGTCGAGGACAAGGACTCCGGCGAGCTCCGCCGTCCGCACCACCTCGACCTCAAGACCGGCATGTACAAGGGCCGTCAGGTCCTGAAGAAGAAAGAGTCCTGA